The Lycium barbarum isolate Lr01 chromosome 4, ASM1917538v2, whole genome shotgun sequence nucleotide sequence TTATTGAAGGCTTGCCTAAATCGGAGGGACATGATACTATTTTGGTAGTAGTTGACAGGTATAGCAAGTATGGTCATTTCATAGCCCTGTCTCATCCCTTTACTGCTTCTCAAGTTGCTAGGATATTCATGGATTCTGTTTATAAACTACATGGGTTACCAAAAAGCATAGTTTCTGATAGAGACAAAGTTTTCCTTAGCAATTTTTGGAAGGAACTCTTTAAGCAACTACAGGTGCAGTTACTTTATAGCTCTGCTtatcacccccaaactgatgGGCAGACTGAAAGGTTGAATAGATGTTTGGAAAACTACTTGAGACGTATGACAGGACACAAGCCCAAAGAGTGGAATAAATGGCTTGCATTAGCTGAATTCTGGTATAACAGTAATTATCATTCAGCTTTAAGAATGACTCCCTTCAAAGTACTATATGGTTATGAACCACCTCAGCTCACTTTTGAGCTGATTGCACAAACCAAGGTAGCTGTTGTTGATCAAATACTGAGGGATAGGCAGGTTATGGCTAAATTGCTGAAAGGAAATTTGGAAAAGGCTCAGAATAGAATGAAAGTTTATGCTGATAAGAAGAGAACTGAAAGAGAATTTGAAGAAGGAGATTGGGTATTCCTTAAGTTGCAGCCCTACAAGCAGACATCTGTTGCTATCAGAAAAAGTTTGAAGCTAGCATCCAAGTTCTATGGTCCTAATCACATCATTAAAAAGATTGGTCCTGTGGCATATCATTTGAGCCTTCCACCTACAGCCAAGATACATCCAGTTTTTCATATTTCACAACTTAAGAGGAAGGTGGGACCTCATGTGGTGCCTTCAGTTGATCCTCCTCTTTGTTCTCCAGAAGGTCAACCATTGGTAGAGCCAATTGCAATACTAGAAAGAAGAATTGTGAAGAAGGGCAACAAGGCTAACGTTCAAATTTTGGTGCAGTGGGCTAATTTACTACCTGAAGAAGCAACTTGGGAGGATTACTCTTTCATCAAGTCACAATTCCCCAACTTTGATGAAACTTGAGGACAAGTTTCTTAAGGGAGGTGGATTGTTATGGATTCAGCTAAGTAGTTAAGAGTAATTATCATTTCTGGGCATTTGTTTTAGCCCCTTTATATTTTAAGTCTAAGTTTCTATTTCGTCAATTAGGTCCCTTAAAGTAGTTTATTGTAAGAAAGTTTAGTCCTGGGAATTCTGTTAGTAGTCAGGACAGGTGTCAAGTAGTTAGAGGATGCAGCTGGATTATAGGTGGCTATATATGCGTTTGTACTGAAGGGCATACCTCATCGAAATTATAAAAAATATTCCTTTCTCTCCcttttctcttctctctctctctcttcttcttcttgttcttcatTCTTCCGGTGACAAGACCTTAATCTTGTTACAAAAGAATATGTGGTTATAATCTACATCGTTAGTAAAATCAAGATACACATGTTTAGGATTGAAATAAGCGATTTTAACAGAATCTGTCAAGTGAAATTGACTCACAGAAGTTTTCCTGATTTCTTCCATCGTAAATTTCCTTCTGTACAACTTCCCAATGATAGTTAATTTGCATTCATGGGCCAGCATTATGAAGTAATCTTCAACATTAAAAAATACTGTCGGTTTTCCCAAGTGTATTTCATGTTTCATCTCCATCGGAGGGCTTCCATTGTTGAGTGAGGGAAGTTTGGATTGCACTGCATCAACAAAAGTAGGTTTAGACACGTAGGTTCAAACCTTCAGAGACCCCCAATATTTATTTTCCCAATTTGAATGTTAATTTGGCCACACTTATTGTTGATTTGGCTTTCCTCCGTATGGAATTTGGATTGTTGGAGATATAGGTTTTGATTGTTTGTGGGATTATTAATTTGGAAAAAATAATGCGTCATAATTTTACTGCTTTACTGCTTCACTCATTCTTTTCTAATTTCATACTcaatctgtttcaatttatatgaactcatttgactgagcacgacatttaagaaagagtgaagacttttgaaacttgtggttcaaaataagtcttgaatatttgtgtggcggTAAATCATTtgataaagtgaatttattttcaaactaggaaagaggtcatttattttagcacggactaaaaaagaaataggttcacataaattgaaacagaagaAGTATTTTATAATTGTGTAATACCAcattaaattaataaaatattttttatttatcatGATTATATTAAcaaatcaaaatataaaaatCTCTGGAAATGCAATTGAAATTTGCGGATCTTAGCTCAAGCTTTTAAATGGGCTAAACTTAAACTACAAAAAATTgagcggattgcccttcatatgaactggtctttaattttgtccctcaaatcggtggtttttaattttgcctctgcttctcatttaatgaaaatttgtgggtcTTGCCCTTATTCGCGCATCTACGAAATCAGATATTCGGGTTCGAATCTCAGCAgagtaaaaaaataataatttcgcaagacagGATTTTCATAGAAACTATATCTATTTGGGGTTAAGGCATAACTTCTATAGTATCCTACAAAATTATGTCGGacaaggggtcgtttggtacgtggactaaattatcccgggattataatcctgagactaatttatcccatctgggaggtaggataaaataatcccaaggtTAATAGGATAAGGTGGATATCCCTATCATTAAGTTTGAGCTTCATCTCATActttgtttggtagaaggtataaattaatttcaggataaatctataccttctaccaaatatggtacaaaattaatcccaaagctagtgctgggatatcccaccttataccgtgtaccaaacgactaaagttatgccttaaggcataacttctaTATAGAGACCATGCATTAAGGCATAGCTTTTacgataacttaatttctacagaactatgTCTAAAGGTATATCTTTACCCCGAATTGGCATAGTTTGTTATGAAATCTTGTCTTGCGATTTCTTTTTTACCTCTGCTGGAATACTACATAAGTTATGCCTTAATTACCCCTAATAGACATAATTTGCTATGAAATCTTACCTTGCGAATTTTCTTTTTTACTCTGCTGAAGTTTGAACCCAGAATGTcagggtattttcggccacctttttagccgaagggcaaaattaaagaccagcaatttgaggggcaaaaattaaagaccacctcgaAATAAGGACATTCATGCGAATTGCCCCTTAAACTATGTCCAAAATAACCGCTAATCATCATTTGCCCATTTAACTCGCTCCAATTATTGGACTGTTTATATTCTTAGGAGCTAAATTTGATACCTCTAATATGAatgttgagttagattgtgagAGATGAACGAATCTTAATTTGTTTGATGCTGTGAAAGCAACAAGGTATCAGTATTCCCAATAATCAAGGTAGAGAAGGAATTAATAATTGTTCAACCCAAAATTAAAGCTTCACGTTCACGCCAAGTTTAGAGAGCACAATTATTTTGAGCCATGATGATATAGGGTAGGTACTCAATAATCTCAAAATATTTTTCTATTACGTTGTCAAATTAACTTATAAACACTTTTCGGCTTCTTTACATGTTTGGTAATACCGATTTTTTTATAAGTCATATGTTTATAAGCCAAAATCGGTCAATAGCCATAAGTTTATTACTCCAAACTTATGATTTTACAGCTTATATGCAATTGTTTTTACAATTTTATCCGTAATATTCATTTTAATCTTCAAAACACTCTTCCTAAAACTCAActttttattatatttctattttatttCCATCATTCTTCCTTTTTCTATGTAAACGTACTTTAGATTTGCATTCTTTGTTGGAGGTTTTTAGTTTATATTCTTTGTAAACAATTCAAGGTAAATTTTAACAGAAAAGTACTtatctacatttttttttatcaaacatACTAACACTTATTATTGATTTTGATATTTTTATTCAAATACATAATtgtttatttataaaattaattttaacacttAATGTTTATCAACTACTTTTAATCGGCTAACTCAAACACAAAATTTCGAAGGGATCGAGCTGTAGTTGGGCTCCCTCTGTTTGCTTTGAAACGCCATTTACGCCGGTGAATGGTATCTTTACCCTAACATAACACGCTATCTGATGTCGCTTCATGtgaataaagtaaaagaaatagaAAAGTGGCATAAgattcataattgctttgatCCTTGACTTTAATTGGTTTTATCTTTCTACTATTACTTTCTTACTTTTGAGTATATTACCaactgtactttttttttttaatagtttcGGTCGAGCTCTATGCTTTTTCCTAGGTCTCTTTTTCTTTGGGGTAGAAAAAGGGCAAGAATAAAAACTTTGTTTGGAAGGAAGGTATGAGAGGAGAAAATTAAAATGACTATTGTCAATATTTATTCGGTGACAATACGATGCCAttccttttcttcctttttcAATTCCTCTTTTTGACTTCGACTaaaatgaaatgatatgaacAGAAACAATCATATAGTAGATCCTGACTTACTAACAATTAAAACCCTTGCTTAATCCTTGTCATAATGACTTGTTTCTCACTAGGAATAGCCTATTTGGCTAaatttatttttctcaaaagtacttatttttttaaaaaaatgcttatttttaaaaaaaaagtgaggtgtttagccaaacttttaggagaaaataagtacttttggggagtagcaaaaacagtttttcagaagctaaaaaaagtagcttttccccataagtacttttttgaaaaacacttttgagaaaaaatacacttaaaaacacttgttaaaagcttgaccaaacaatAATTGccgctcaaaagtattttttttaattaattggtcaaacacaaactatttctcataaaaaaatatttttcaaaataagctaattttaaaagtttggtcaatcAGGCTATTAAAGAAGATACTTAATGAGAAGGTTAAATCTAACCCAAAGAATGCACTGCCCGCTAAATAAAAATGAAAGCAAGAAAACAAAAGTAGGCTAATTCTTTAAACATTTATCACTGTACTTAATTGAATGTACACGTCACTCAATTTCTTTATCACCTGTTTTATGAAGGATGAGTTTTAGCAATATAAATGTGACGGATGAGTTTTAGCAATATAAATGTGCTTTTTCTATTTCAGCTTTAGTTGTTTGCAAATTTGTACATTTTCCTCACGTCTGTTTATTAGCCTTGAAGCAAACTTTATTTTAAGTCATTTCATAGATTAATTTCTGTGATTAATTTGACAAATTTGTATAAACAAGGCGCACATGAGTCTATTATCAAGAACTTTCCTCGAAGCTGAAGGAAAGGAATCAAAATAAGTTCGGGAACTCAGAGAAATTGAAAAGACTTAAATAAAATTGTGTTGTATCCAATTTTTAATTTTTCCTTTTCCATACAAAAGCGGAATCCACTTCGAATAGTAACACAGATATTCAAACtatgaaaaacattttctttcaaaatttcCCCATTTAATCTATAATTTCATATTCGAAACAAAGCTATATTAATTCCCATATTTCTTGCTCTTTATTTGGTTTCTCTCGAGGAAGGAAGTAAGATTAGATGAGGATTGCACAAAATATAAATGTATATTAGTAAATTTTCTTGCATAATAATATCTCTTTTATATTATTATCAAAGCTCATATAATTGATACAATAATGAAAACTATGAAAATGACGTATATGTCTCTTTGCCGAACTTTCCTAGATAATCTCAGCTCCTACGAATTGGGTGAACAGAATTAAccgcaaaataaataaataaagccgATTCTTAGGTGTAAAAAAAAATGGGAGCCAATTCTTATAACTTCTTAGAGGAACGGTATAAATATTCCCTAGAGGTGTGGTCGGTACGGAGAAAAACATTTTCTgcaaaaaatgtttttcaatttttccatgttcgtttgatcaaaaattttgaaaaacattttttttaggaaaacaagttcctcaaAATAGGGAAAATGACTTCTCTAATAAAAGTAGAGAAAACAAATCTATAAGtgcattccaccaaccacccaaCCCACCCGCAACCactcccacccccaccccaccccatccTCACCCCACGTACCGTTGCCCCACCCCCaaccccctcccaaaaaaaattaattttgttttgaaaaaaaagttttgaatttttttctttgttttttgcaccaccctaCCCCACTCCTGCCCCACCCCCACTCCATCCACCCCTGCTCCCAGCCCTCTCCACCCTGCCTCGCCtaccccaccccctccccaacaaaattaattttgttttgaaaaaaaaagttttgattttttttttgttttttgcaccaccccacccccacccccctccaaaaaaaattaattttgttttgaaaaaaaaaattatttttatttttattttttgcaccacGCCACCCCATCCCTTCTCCACGTCCCACCCCACCCATCCTGCCCCACCCCTGTGccacccccaccccccctcccaaaaaaaattaattttgttttgaaaacaaaattttgattttttgtttttggtttttttgCATCACCCCACCCCCTACGCCACCCCACCCcccaaaattaattttgttttgaaaaatttTTTTTTGAttgtttttttggttttttgccccaccccaccaccccctccaaaaaatattaagggtgggtggttgtgggggtcggtgtggtatgggtccacacccggggggggggggggagatggtttagaaaatccagaaaaaaattaaatatttcaaaaaaaaaaaattggggggtgGGCTTAGGGTGGAGTTGTGAGGCTTAGGTGAGTATTTTCCtgaaaatattttctaccaaccaaatgaacattagaaaataagtaagaaattcacttgtTTTCCGCTATCCaaatgaacatgagaaaataagtagaaattcacttattttccaagaacacattttccaaaaaaatattttcattcataccgaacacaccctaataCTAGTTTGTTTGACCGAGCTTCAGAAAATTTAaagtatataaaaaatatttatttttatagaattgaggtatttggccatggtttcaaaaattaaaaaaaaaaagtgctctAAGTTATAGAAGTAGTAGAAATTGCTCTCTAAAAGCTGAAAaatgtactttttttttcttttcagaatCACTTAAAGAATCTTGGCTAAGTATAAATTTCTAATTTAATATTAGAAGCATTTTTCTAATTTAAACAATCAAATACAAATTACTACTCTTCAAAagtattttcttaattaaaaaacaattttcaaaataagtaaaatCTGAAAACTTAATCAAACAGGCTATAAGGTCAAATTTTCAGTTACTTATCGCACCTTTACTGATGGAGTTTCATGCTTATAAATCTTAGATTATACTCCAATATTGATTTACCATAAAACAAGATTAGgtcccgtttgtccatagatacaaaaaaaaaatcactttattTTTAGAATTTTTGTGTTGGAattagagttggagttgtgtttggtcatagtttttaaaattgtagtttttggcgaaatgtagttgtaaaaaatgatttttttttttttttttaaaaacaagttttttaagtttttgatattccggaatacaaggaattttcatgaccaaacactgatttcagaaaaaagtgaaaaaaattccgaaaaaaaataaataatttttatggGCAAACGGCACTTAGATAAACAGAACAATATCCCATAAATCCGtccagattctgaatagtaaaaACAATTACTGTACTTAGGAAATTACCTGTACCACTGAAAGAAGAAATAGCAAACGAAAGGTATCATCGGCAGCTACGTAAGAAGCTTCTAAAAGAAAAGATAGGAAATAGTAACATAGGTCGACTTAAAGACGGCTAGTGGGACCCACCAACAACCCCCGTCATCCATTCAAAAAGCAAACTTCAATCTCAGCCGTACACGTCACATTAAGTGAATATTCTTCAAGTCTATAAATGTACATATCCATGACTAAACCTTTAATGCGCCTCCtttatttctatttttatttaatttttaattaattgtaTCACCGGAGCCGATAATGATTCGTTACATCGCCGGTATATTGTTCCTTATTGGACTCTCATTAAACGTCGTCGTTACAGAGAGTCGTAATGTTCTGAAACTTCCGTCAGAAGTTTCTAGATTCTTTGATGCTGATGAGAGTAAGGATGATGACGCCGTTGGTACCAGATGGGCTGTATTGCTTGCCGGATCAAACGGTTATTGGAATTACCGTCATCAGGTTTATTATTCACGCTATTTGTCCTACATACTATAATTTTATTTGATTGTTTTTTCTTGTAAGTATTTCCACTCTGATCCTGTTGTTTTCATTTTCTGTCCTTCATCTCTTGAGAATAATTACGTTaattctttttcaaaaaaaatattttgtctgTGAGTGCTAGTGGCATGAGGATGATATAAGTTCATATATGTTAATATTATGTTTATAGGCGAAGCTATGATTTGAAATTTATGGATTCGAGATTCTAATGATTTAATATTACtgagttctaaattaataatttgtagaaTACTAATTAGTGCGAGTCCAGAGCTCACATACTCCAATTTTGGTTAGCAAGTTCATCTATCATGCTTTTTTGAGCTATAAAACAGACTACAAAGATAAATTGAGGTCCACACAACCTTTATTTGATTTAGATTTGTCAAATAGAAATCAAGAAAAGTTTGTAAGAAAAATACTACTTGTTAATTGAGACTTCTCTGGTGAAACTTTGTCGTACTTTTTTGATAAATAAAGGTGAAAGGTGTGTCGTGTCCTATTTGTCAACTGAAAATTAATTGGACATGGTAGGAGGTCACTATTGATGACACCCACAACAGCGAAGCTTTCTTACGAAATCTTTATATATCATCAATGGACTTTCCTATCGTGTAACATTTTCTTTATTTGGCCTAATTATGACTCAGAGAGGTAAGATAACGACATGTTAGTGCGGATGTTGGTTATGGGCCCAACCAAGACAATAGATATTTCTCCACGAATATTTTCCTTATATTTGTTTCAATTTAATATACTCCATTAAGTAGGACCAGTTTCGTGAGCTGCTGGTGTtagttgatatatttattctttGGTTTAATAAAGAGCAGGATCGGCTACAGGGTAAGGCGTCTATTAgcatcagcttattttaaaaggtaatttttttttaagtatttttGGCAAAAAACAATTTGTAtttaatcaattaattaaaaaagtacttttgagcagtcattagtgtttgaccaagcttttaaaaagtgattctatttgtatttttctcaaaaatacttttcaaaaaagtgcttttaggcaaaaactattttttttagcttctgaaaaactgcttctgttacaacccagaagcacttattttctcccaaaagcttggccaaacacctcacttatTTTCAAATatgcacttattgaaaaaataagtacttttgggggaaaagtaagcttggccaaacaggctataaggcTATTGCTTGAGTCCCCAAATTTTGGGGGCTCCATTTTCTAATTTTTGTATGTGtatatgttattttttatttttttttattaaaaagtatagtgtagaaatcatgaaatatttACTCCATTCATTCCAAAATAATTGGTATCGTTTActtctcgagagtcaatttgattaaTATTCGAAGCTAAATTAGATTTGAAAAATTCACATATTAAAAGTTAGCTATTAAAAAACtatatgaaaagtactataagttgcaatttttctcatatcaatatgatgaaaaaatacatcttaaaatgttgatcAAAATTTATACGATTTGACTCTTTAGAAACGAAATATGACAAGTACGTTGGGATGGAACAGGTaccaaaaagattttttttgaaattatgatTAATATTAGTGTTgaaaaaataaaacttatttAGTCTTTACAATACCTCTGAATATAGATTTTTTTGGGTCACCTACATTTGTCATTGGAATAAATGACACAAAATAAATTAAGGCCTTATATTGtagtttggctttaggccaccaaATTTGTTGAGCCGGATTAAGGGGtccttttcttgttttctttagCTAGGCCTTTTACTTTTATGACCTTGCTAATGTATATGCTACTTCTATGAATTTAGAAGGTTCTTAAGATAACCCACATATCTAAAAGTTATTACTATTTGGGTAATAATTTTTGCAAAATAAGTAAGTAACATTTTCCTTCAGTAAACAATCAATTCACCGTGGCTCAATTGCAAAGTATGCTGGGATTGGCTTTATGAAACTCTTATAtccattttcctttatttctttttatttcattCCAATGCTAATTATAATTTGTCTTCAAACTTGTCTCAAAGACAAATTAGGAATTCTTTTAAAACTAGATGTCTGCAGGAATATACAATATCTAACCGTACTAAATTATTAGTGCAAATACTGGACCTAATGTTAACGTATCAAGAACTACTAAGTGTTAATTCTAACTAGTTGGTACCATACATATGGACCATTCCTTTTCGTTGTTTTGATAAATTAAATTTGAGATCCTCtaggaaaaaaagaagagaaaaaaaatgaacTTTCTTGTGATTATGAGAATCCACATGGTTTCGAATATACTAATATGCCTTGCCAATCTTGATTCAGGCTGATATATGTCACGCATATCAACTGTTGAAGAAGGGTGGTCTCAAAGACGAGAACATTGTTGTGTTCATGTACGATGACATTGCTAACGATGAAGAGAACCCAAGGCCAGGAGTTATCATTAATAGCCCTCATGGTGAGGATGTTTACAAAGGAGTCCCTAAGGTAGGTGTAGTTCCTCATCATATTTTATCTACCTAGCGATACCTGTTTCTGATATTGTCCCTGAGGCAGGATTACACTGGGGATCATGTTACTGTTAACAACTTTTTTGCTGCTCTCCTTGGGAACAAAACTGCTCTTACTGGAGGCAGTGGAAAGGTGGTGGATAGTGGTCCAAATGATCATATCTTCATCTTCTATAGTGATCACGGTGGTCCTGGAGTGCTTGGTGAGTAGCTTATTTGTACTTCTTAAGAATACTGATTGTTTCATGAAAATCTTTGATCCATTTCTGTTCATGTTTCCTCTACAGTCCATAATGAGAAATGTTGTTTTTATAGTGTTAGACAAATGATGTCTACTGGTTCTTGTTACTTTAgacagatatgatttaaattggtTATGCTCGGTTGAATCTGCAACAGTTCATTGAAATTCTGTTTCCACAGTAAATATTTGGAGAACTCCTTTTGGTTGAAAACGTAGGGCAGTCGACTTTACTAATTGTGTCAGTAGGGCGATTAGCAGTTTCTTGATTTTATTATAGACATATTGTTATTCTAGGGTTCACAATTACTATCTACAAGCATATATACCTTTGCCGAGTGAACCTATTCTTTTAACTGTTAAGCAATATTCCCATGATTGAGCTCCCTTCCTAATTAACAAGAACATCTTTTGATTTTGAAGATGATATAAGGCTATAAGCTACTGTACTCATTAAGAAATCACTAGCCAAAATTTAATTCACAGTCTCTCATTTTTGTTGTTTTATTATGTGTCTTATGAACCATCTTCTCTTTTGACCATGCAAACTTTGAGCAATTACTGTTGTATGTGGAGTTTTATCATTAGTGGGTCATGGGTAGTTGGTATTCTTGGAGATGGATGTAGATAATTGTGACATGACATATTTTGTCGGATCAACGTGTCGAAGGCTTGCTGTGCATCTATTGTATTTTGCATTTGCTTGGTGTTTTTATTACATGAATACTGTATTATAGTTCCTTCACTTCATAAACTAATTACACTGTCATGTACTCTAGGGATGCCTACCGATCCTTACCTCTATGCGAATGATCTGattgatgttttgaagaagaaGCATTCTTCCGGAACATATAAAAGCTTGGTGAGTTTTTATATTTCCTGCAGACCCCTGCTGCTGTAGGTTCTTTGAGTCATTTTTCATTCTCTGAATTTTTTCTTGTCTTCTATCTGCAGGTATTTTACCTTGAAGCTTGTGAGTCTGGAAGTATATTTGAGGGTCTTCTTCCTGAAGGTTTAAACATCTATGCCACAACAGCATCAAATGCTGAGGAGAGCAGCTGGGGAACCTATTGCCCAGGAGAGTATCCTAGTCCTCCTATCGAATACGACACCTGCCTTGGTGACTTGTACAGTATTTCCTGGATGGAGGACAGGTACATGCGGCTTttctataattacataaataTGACGTGAAACAACTATAAGAAATTTGAGTTAAAGATGTGATTTTTGACTATGATATTTGTCAAATGTGTTAGCTTCTTGCTTGGCTATGTTTTGAAATCCTGAGTTCGTCAGTCCTATAAATATCATTGCCATAGAAATAATACATTCTCAAATTCAATGTTGGAAGTTTTACCACTTCTGCATCAGCAGACAATTATGTTTGCAAAACTTTAGTTTGTTAAGGCCTATAAATATCATTGTCATGAAGACATTCTTGAATTCTACGACTGACATTTAAAGATCCCAATTTACTGGTCGATAATTGGTGACTTGCCAATGCGAGCTGGGGCTTGTTATATGAGGATTTCTTTCCATTTTTAAATCCTTTACGTTCAACTTTTTTCATTATGAATTATGAATATGCTACTTAGCTTTTATTAGTTAGCATAATTTTTTGCTGACTCTGTTTCGTTTTACCTGAGCAGTGAAAAACACAACCTGCGGACTGAA carries:
- the LOC132635875 gene encoding vacuolar-processing enzyme-like; this translates as MIRYIAGILFLIGLSLNVVVTESRNVLKLPSEVSRFFDADESKDDDAVGTRWAVLLAGSNGYWNYRHQADICHAYQLLKKGGLKDENIVVFMYDDIANDEENPRPGVIINSPHGEDVYKGVPKDYTGDHVTVNNFFAALLGNKTALTGGSGKVVDSGPNDHIFIFYSDHGGPGVLGMPTDPYLYANDLIDVLKKKHSSGTYKSLVFYLEACESGSIFEGLLPEGLNIYATTASNAEESSWGTYCPGEYPSPPIEYDTCLGDLYSISWMEDSEKHNLRTESLKQQYHLVKERTASGNPTYGSHVMQYGDVHLSKDALFLYMGTNPANDNYTFMDDNSLRGSKAVNQRDADLVHFWYKFQKAPEGSVRKVEAQKQLNEAISHRVHLDNSIVLVGKLLFGIKKGPEVLSSLRPAGQPLVDDWDCLKSFVRTFETHCGSLSQYGMKHMRSIANICNAGIKMEQMVEASAQACPSVPSNIWSSLHRGFSA